One genomic window of Magnolia sinica isolate HGM2019 chromosome 3, MsV1, whole genome shotgun sequence includes the following:
- the LOC131240780 gene encoding cold shock protein 2-like, with the protein MDPPCKDTRGVEEVAVAGEACTGSEVEVGTMEVGKASTAVAEEVKAGEADMVGGNGGGGGGYSDGYNNYGGTCYNCGEPGHMVRRCYQGSGGGHGGRRYGGGRGEGSGKSCYNCGEQGHFSRECPNRNEVGRFFLFLLLLFFWVPIRYFDLGFVFLGCW; encoded by the coding sequence ATGGATCCTCCATGCAAGGACACCAGAGGGGTGGAGGAGGTGGCGGTGGCCGGGGAGGCGTGTACAGGTTCAGAGGTGGAGGTGGGTACGATGGAGGTGGGTAAGGCTTCAACGGCGGTGGCGGAAGAGGTCAAGGCAGGAGAGGCGGACATGGTGGGAGGAAACGGCGGTGGCGGTGGCGGGTACAGTGATGGCTACAACAACTATGGAGGAACTTGTTACAATTGCGGTGAGCCGGGCCATATGGTGAGGCGCTGTTATCAGGGCAGCGGTGGTGGCCACGGTGGCAGGAGGTATGGTGGTGGCAGAGGTGAAGGTAGTGGCAAATCATGTTATAACTGCGGGGAGCAGGGGCATTTTTCTAGGGAGTGCCCTAACAGAAATGAAGTGggtaggttttttctttttcttttattgctCTTTTTTTGGGTTCCCATCAGATATTTtgatttgggttttgtttttttgGGTTGTTGGTAG
- the LOC131240778 gene encoding succinate dehydrogenase [ubiquinone] iron-sulfur subunit 2, mitochondrial-like isoform X2: protein MAARIIRRSLPSRLIQAKAHSTQAEVQSKPSNPKTFSIYRWSPDAPTKPQLQDYQIDLKECGPMVLDALIKIKNEMDPSLTFRRSCREGICGSCAMNINGCNGLACLTKIESSSTASTMITPLPHMFVIKDLVVDMTNFYNQYKSIEPWLKRKSPPPAPGKEIPQSKADRAKLDGMYECILCACCSTSCPSYWWNPESYLGPAALLHAHRNWWPLFQA, encoded by the coding sequence ATGGCAGCCCGTATCATCCGCCGATCCCTTCCATCAAGACTCATCCAAGCCAAGGCCCACTCCACCCAAGCTGAGGTGCAGTCCAAGCCGTCGAATCCCAAGACCTTCTCCATCTACCGTTGGAGCCCGGACGCCCCCACAAAGCCGCAGCTGCAGGACTACCAGATCGACCTGAAGGAGTGCGGGCCGATGGTCCTCGACGCCCTCATCAAGATCAAGAACGAGATGGACCCATCTCTCACTTTCCGCCGCTCGTGCCGGGAGGGCATCTGCGGCTCCTGCGCCATGAACATCAACGGCTGCAACGGACTCGCCTGCCTCACTAAGATCGAATCCTCCTCCACGGCCTCCACCATGATCACCCCTCTCCCGCACATGTTCGTTATCAAGGATCTGGTTGTTGACATGACGAATTTCTACAACCAGTACAAGAGCATCGAGCCTTGGCTGAAGAGGAAGAGCCCGCCACCTGCGCCCGGCAAGGAGATTCCACAGAGCAAGGCGGACCGGGCGAAGCTCGACGGCATGTACGAGTGCATTCTCTGCGCCTGCTGCAGCACGTCTTGCCCTAGTTACTGGTGGAACCCCGAGTCCTACCTGGGGCCTGCTGCACTCCTACACGCTCACAG